From the genome of Hydrogenothermus marinus:
AGCTCTTTTTTATAAGCTAACAGTGGATGCCCTGAAATATAAAATCCAAGAACTTCTTTTTCAAATCTAAGTTTTTCTTTTTCTGAAAGTTTTTCTCCTTCATTATAAGAGATTGTAGCTACAGGTTTTGAATCTTCTTCCATTAATAAACCTAAAAGTGAATTTTGCCCTAAATCTTTACTTTCTCTATTTTTCTGTCCTACCGAAAGAGCTTTATCTATATTTGCAAGCAATATTCCTCTATCTATTTCTGTAAAATCAAAAGCTCCTGCTTTAATTAATGCTTCAAGTACTCTTTTATTTAAATTTTTACTATCTAGTCTTTCTGCTGTATCAAAAATATCTTGATAATTTCCATTTTTTTCTCTTTCTTCAACAATAGCTTTAGCGGAAGATTCTCCAACATTTTTTATTCTTGCAAGTCCAAATCTTATTTTTCCTTTTTCTTCTATGGCAAATTTATCATATGAATAATTAACATCTGGTGGCAAAAGTTCTATACCAAAATCTTTCATATCATTTAATATACTTAAAAATTTATCATCATTTTTTTCTGTTGTGAGTTTTACTGCAAAAAACTCTTCAGGATAATATGTTTTTATATATGCAGTCCAGTATGTAAGATATGCATAAGCAGTAGAGTGAGATTTATTAAATGAGTAAGATGCAAACTTTTCAATATCATCCCAAAGTTTTGTAATTTTTTCTTTATCATATCCTTTTTCAACTGCACCATTTATAAATCTATCTTTCATTTTTGCCATAACATCTGCTTTTTTCTTACCAATAGCTTTTCTTAGAGTATCTGCTTCTGCCATCGTAAAACCAGAAAGTATGTTTGCCATAAACATTATTTGCTCTTGATACACAACAAGGCCATAAGTTTCTTTTAATACATCTTTAACTTCTTCAAAAGGATAATCTACTTTTTTTCTTCCATGTTTTCTTTCTACATATTCATCAACCATTCCTGAGTTTAAAGGTCCTGGTCTATATAAAGCTAAAACTGCTATAATTTCTTCAAATTTATCAGGTTTTAGTTTTACAAGTAAATTTTGCATTCCTTTACTTTCAAGCTGGAAAACTCCAGTTGTTCTACCTGATTGTAAAAGCTTAAAAACATTCGGATCATCTAAAGGAATTTTTGAAAAATCAATCTCTACATTATGTCTTTCTTTTATTAATTTTTTCATGTAATCAAGTTCAGTAAGAGTTTTAAGGCCTAAGAAATCCATTTTTACAAGGCCAAGCATCTCAAGAGTTCCCATATCAAACTGGGTAGCTTTTGTTCCATCTTTATCAACATAAACAGGTACATACTGATCAAGGGGTCCAGGTGCTATAACTACTCCTGCTGCATGAATTCCTGTATGTCTTGCTGAACCTTCTAATTTTTTAGCTAAATCTAAAAGTCTCTTAACCCTTTCATCTGTTTCATAAAGTTTTCTAAACTCTGGATTTGCTTCTAAATTTTCCTCAATTGTAAGGGTTGAGCCTTGAGTTGGTCCTGGAAGAATCATTTTTGCTATTTTATCTGCTTCAGAATATGAAAATCCTAAAACCCTTGCTACATCTCTAATAACCATTTTAGATTTCATAAAGTTGTATGTAATGATCTGAGCTACTGCATCACTACCATATTTATTTTTAACATACTCTATCATTTTAGGTCTATTTTCCATGCAAAAATCTATATCTATATCTGGCATTGAGATTCTATCTGGGTTTAAAAATCTTTCAAAAATCAATCCATGTTGAAGAGGATCTACTTCTGTAATACCTAAAGCATAAGCTACTAAGGAACCTGCTGCTGAGCCTCTCCCTGGTCCTACTGGTATTCCATTATTTTTTGCATGTTTTATAAAATCCTGAACTATAAGAAAATATTCCGGAAAACCCATCTGTTTTATTATTTCTACTTCATATTTAAGTCTATCTTTGTATTCTTTATGTTTTTCTGCAGATAAATCTTTAATATTTTCAAGTCTTTTTTCTAACCCTTCCCATGCAAGCTTTTCAAAATATTGTGCTTTTTCTTCTTCTGTGGCTTCTCTATCAAGTCCAGGAATTTGAAATTTTGGAAATAAATATCCTCTTGTTTCTGCAGTTTCTATCTCTACATTACATTTTTCTGCTATTTCCATTGTATTTTTTAATGCAAACTCATATCCTTTAAATTTCTCATACATCTCTTCAGGTTTTGTAAAATGAAGACCTCTCACTTTAAAAGCTCTTCCTTTTTCTTTTAACTCTTTTAATGTTAATTTCATCTGAAGAGCTTTAATAATATCGTGGGCTTCTGCATCTTCTTCATTTAAGTAATGGCTATCATTTGTAGCTACTACTTTTACATTTAGTTTTTCTGCAAGCTCTAAAATTCCTTTGTTTGCTATATTTTGTTCTTCAAGTCCGTTCATTTGAATTTCAAAATATAAATCTTCTCCAAATATATCTTTAAGTCTTTTACCAAGCTGATAAGCTTCTTCAAATTTACCTTTGGATAATAAATGAGGAATAAATCCTTTTAAGCAAGCAGTTTGACATATTAAACCTTCATGATATTTTTCAAGAAGTTCCCAATCTATTCTTGGTTTGTAATAAAAACCTTCAGTATAAGCAAGAGATGAAAGCTTCATTAAATTTTTAAAACCTGTTTTGTCTTTTGCGTGAAGTATAAGATGATAGTTTTTATCTTCTAAAATACTGTCTGAGCCATCCCCTTTTTTCTCAAATCTATTATTAGCAAAATAAGCTTCCATACCAATAATAGGTTTTACTCCAACCTTTTTCATTTCTTGGTAGAACTCTATGGCTCCAAATATGTTTCCATGATCTGTTAAAGCTACTGCTTTATATCCATACTCTTTTGCTTTTTGAGCAAGTTCAGGAATTTTTATAGCTCCATCAAGTAAAGAATAATGACTATGTAAATGCAAATGTGTAAAATCTTTGCTCATAAGAAATCCCTCTTTCTTGATATTTAACTTATCGTTTAGTTAGAGATAAAAATTTAATTGATTTAAAAATTTAATTCAATTGTTAAATTTCACATTAACCTATAATAGCTTCCACAAAAGATTTTGGATCAAATGGTTGTAGATCTTCTATATCTTCACCTACACCTATAAACTTAATAGGAATTTGTAATTTTTGACAGATAGGAATTAAAGCTCCACCTTTTGCAGTTCCATCAAGTTTTGTAATAACAATACCTGAAACATCTGTAGATTCTTTAAATACTTGAGCTTGCTTTATAGAGTTTTGCCCAATAGTTCCATCTAAAACAAGTAATGTTTCACAAGGTTGATTTGGAGAAAATTTTTGTATTGTTCTTTTTATTTTTTGAAGTTCTTTCATTAAATGCTCTTTAGTATGAAGTCTTCCTGCAGTATCAACTAAAACAATATCATCTCCTCTACTTTTTGCAGAATTTACTGCATCAAAAACAACAGCTGCAGGGTCTGCTCCCGGTTGATGTTTTACAATTCTTGCTCCAACCCTATTAGCCCAAACCTCAAGTTGATCTATAGCTGCTGCCCTAAATGTATCTGCTGCTGCTAAAACTACTGATTTTCCTTCATTTTTTAAAAGGGCTGCAAGTTTTCCAACTGTTGTTGTTTTTCCACTTCCATTTATTCCAAGAAAAAGAATTACATCTGGTTTTTCTCCTAATAAATTTAACTGTCCACTACACGGAGTAAGAATATCTATTAACTTTTCTTTTAAAAGCTCTTTTAACTGCTCTCCTTCAGTTATTTTTCTTTTTTTACTTTCTTTTCTTAAAAACTCAACAATCTCTTCTGTTGCATCTATTCCTACATCTGCTTTCAATAAAGCAAACTCTATTTCTTCAAATAAACTTTCATCTATTTTTTTACCAAAAGATATAGCATATAAGCTTTCAGAAATCTGATTTTTAGTTTTTTCCAAACCTTTTTTTATTCTTTCAAACATAGATTTAAACATTAAATTACCTCTATTGTAAAAATTAAGTTTAATATTTATTATAAAATAATAACTGACGAAAATTTACCTATATATTGGAATTAGGAGGAAAATATGAAACTCTTCACTTTAATATTAAGTTGTTTATTTGTGTTTAATATCTCTTATGGACAGACAGTAACAGAGCTTTTAGACGAAGCACAAAAATCTATAAAAGAAGCTTTTGAAGCAAATAGTAATATAAAAGCCCCTTATGAGTATTACAAAGCAGAAACTTTTTATAATATAGCAAAAGAGCAAACTTCAAAACTACATTTAGATGCAGGAAAAGCTGCAGCTTTAAAATCTATAGAATGGTCTTTAAGAGCTATTTCTAAATCATATGCTGGAGGGGAAAAATGAGATTTAATAAATCTAAAAATATATTAATATTATTGTCTATTTTTTCAATAGCTACTGCCTCTCAAGCATCTATTTCTTTACAATATTTAAAACAATCTTTAAATGAACTTCGTAATATGCATGCTAAAGAATGTGCTCCAAAAGATTTTGCAATTGCAGAAAGTTATATAGAGACATTAGAAGGTTTTAAAGTTAGAAAAAATGGCAAATTTAGATTAGTTAAACTTTCACCAACAGATAAATTCATTTATAAAAATGAAGCTTTTATGTATTTAGAACGTGTAAAAAAAGGAGTACTTAGTGATGTAGATAATGATGGTATTCCTTGCTATAAAGAAATAGCTCAAGGTACAAATCCTTATGTATCAGATAAAAAAGTTAAGATAGTAAAGAAAGAAAAACCTATTAAGAAAAAAGAGGTTAAAAAGAAAGAGTTTGAACCTTTGAAACTAAATGCAAGAATCCATTTTGAGTTTGATAGTGCAAATATTAAGAAAGAGTATTTACCATATCTTAATGTAATTTCAAGATATTTAAAAACTCATAAAAATTTAAAAGTAAAGATTATAGGTTATACAGATAATATAGGTTCAAAAAAATATAATGATAAATTAGCCCTTGAAAGAGCTAAAGCTGTTAAAAATTATCTTATTAAAATGGGAATAGATCCAAAAAGAATTGAAATAGTAGGTAAAGGTAAAGAAGATTACTTATTTGATAACAAAACTAATCTAAATAGATTTACAAATAGAAGAGCAGAATTTTTTGTAATGGAAACAAAATGAGGAGAATTTGTGGCTTCAGGAAGAACTCATGAGATAATAAATTTAGTAGCTCTACCACCTATTGTTTATTATTTCTCTCCTTATGATTTTTCTTTTTTTGTTGGTGGTTATTTAGTTGGCACTTTTCTTTTAACACCTGATATTGATATTTATCACTCAAAACCTGTACAAAGATGGAAATTTTTTAAGTTTATATGGAAACCATATACTAAATTTTCCAAACATAGAGGAATATCTCATATTCCTTTTTATGGTTCTACTATAAAAATTGCATATCTATTTGCTATATTTTTATTTTTATACTTTATTATTTATTGGACTGCAAATTATTTTAATATTAAATTGCCATTTGTTATAAAAGGTGAAAATGAAATAAAAGCTTTATTATTAAATATTCATACTATTTCATTCTTCTTTGGCCTTGTAATAGCAGAGTTTGTTCATATTGTTGTTGATATAATTTATTCATCATTGAAAAAATTGAGGATTATTAGATGAAATTTTATCCTATACCTTTATTTAGAGCTTTTGGAATTCAGATAAATCTTGATTTTAGTTGGTTTATTGTATTTTTTCTTATTAGCTTAACCTTAGCAGAAGGATTTTATCCTCAGATTTATCCTGGACATAATCCAATAATATACTGGATTGCAGGAACCATATCTGCAGTTTTACTTTTTATTTGTGTTCTTCTTCATGAACTTGGACATTCATTGGTTGCTATGCATTTTGGAATAAGTGTTAAAGAGATAAACCTTTTTATTTTTGGTGGTGTAGCAATGATAGAAGGAGAGGCTAAATCTCCTAAGGAAGAATTTTTAATAGCAATAGCAGGACCAATTACAAGCTTTATATTAGGATTATTCTTTTTGATACTTGCATTACTTTATCCTGTAGATGATATACTAAATGGAATAATAAACTATCTTTTTTATGTAAACTTTATAATTGCATTTTTTAATCTTGTTCCTGCTTTTCCTTTAGACGGAGGAAGAATACTTAGAGCATTTTTATGGAGTAAAAAAGATTATCTTACTGCTACCAAAATAACATCAAATTTAGGAACCTATTTTGCTTATTTCTTAGTGTTTTTTGGATTCCTTTATCTTATACAAGGAGCATTTTTATCTGCTTTATGGATGGGATTTTTAGGTTTTTTCCTACGTCAAATTTCAAAAGTTTCTTATGAAGAAGCAAAAATTTCCTATTATTTATCTAAATATAAAGTAGAGCAATTTATTACTCATGTTAAGCCACTTCTTTTTTCTGATAAGATAGAAGAACTTATTTCTTATTATTATCCATTCTACAAAGTTAAATATTATCCAGTAATTGGCAATGATGGAAAATTTTATTATGTATATGTTCCATCTTTAAAAGGTGTTTCTATTGAAGATAGTATTGAAAAATATATGGAAGATATAAAATGTAAGGTTTCTCCTTATGATAACCTGTTTCAAGCTTATAAACTTATGAATAAATGTCAAGTTGATGAACTTCCAGTTATATATAAAAATACATTACTTGGTATAATAAGAAAAGATAGTATTGATTATATTATTCAATCTATAGAAAATAAGGAGCAATGATGATAAAAAGATTATTAGGAATTTTTGTATTAGGAATATTTATTTTTTCTTGTCAAGAACTACCTCCAGAAGCTTATCTTATAGATAAATATAAAACTGAAGGAGAAGTAGATATAGATCCTAAAATACAAAATCAGTGTAAAGGTGTATTATTTATAATAATAAGAAAAGGAGCATCCCCTCAACCACTTGCAGTAAAAAAGGTAATAAATCCAGATTTTCCATATAAGTTTTCTATGTCTCCTGCAGATGTTTTAATGCCTCAAAGAATGAATGAGTTTGAAGGAGAGCTTATATTAATGGCAAGAATCTCAAAATCAGGAAGTCCTATGCCTCAAAAAGGAGATTGTGAAAGTCCTGCAATGGTTATAAGAGCAGGAGATAAAGGAATAAGACTATTAATTAATCAGGTAAGAAAATAATGAAAGCAATAATATTAATAATAGGTTCAGAATTTACTAAAGGTTTAAAGCAAGATAAAAACTCTCTTT
Proteins encoded in this window:
- a CDS encoding OmpA family protein → MRFNKSKNILILLSIFSIATASQASISLQYLKQSLNELRNMHAKECAPKDFAIAESYIETLEGFKVRKNGKFRLVKLSPTDKFIYKNEAFMYLERVKKGVLSDVDNDGIPCYKEIAQGTNPYVSDKKVKIVKKEKPIKKKEVKKKEFEPLKLNARIHFEFDSANIKKEYLPYLNVISRYLKTHKNLKVKIIGYTDNIGSKKYNDKLALERAKAVKNYLIKMGIDPKRIEIVGKGKEDYLFDNKTNLNRFTNRRAEFFVMETK
- a CDS encoding site-2 protease family protein, producing MKFYPIPLFRAFGIQINLDFSWFIVFFLISLTLAEGFYPQIYPGHNPIIYWIAGTISAVLLFICVLLHELGHSLVAMHFGISVKEINLFIFGGVAMIEGEAKSPKEEFLIAIAGPITSFILGLFFLILALLYPVDDILNGIINYLFYVNFIIAFFNLVPAFPLDGGRILRAFLWSKKDYLTATKITSNLGTYFAYFLVFFGFLYLIQGAFLSALWMGFLGFFLRQISKVSYEEAKISYYLSKYKVEQFITHVKPLLFSDKIEELISYYYPFYKVKYYPVIGNDGKFYYVYVPSLKGVSIEDSIEKYMEDIKCKVSPYDNLFQAYKLMNKCQVDELPVIYKNTLLGIIRKDSIDYIIQSIENKEQ
- a CDS encoding c-type cytochrome biogenesis protein CcmI/CycH, with product MIKRLLGIFVLGIFIFSCQELPPEAYLIDKYKTEGEVDIDPKIQNQCKGVLFIIIRKGASPQPLAVKKVINPDFPYKFSMSPADVLMPQRMNEFEGELILMARISKSGSPMPQKGDCESPAMVIRAGDKGIRLLINQVRK
- the dnaE gene encoding DNA polymerase III subunit alpha, giving the protein MSKDFTHLHLHSHYSLLDGAIKIPELAQKAKEYGYKAVALTDHGNIFGAIEFYQEMKKVGVKPIIGMEAYFANNRFEKKGDGSDSILEDKNYHLILHAKDKTGFKNLMKLSSLAYTEGFYYKPRIDWELLEKYHEGLICQTACLKGFIPHLLSKGKFEEAYQLGKRLKDIFGEDLYFEIQMNGLEEQNIANKGILELAEKLNVKVVATNDSHYLNEEDAEAHDIIKALQMKLTLKELKEKGRAFKVRGLHFTKPEEMYEKFKGYEFALKNTMEIAEKCNVEIETAETRGYLFPKFQIPGLDREATEEEKAQYFEKLAWEGLEKRLENIKDLSAEKHKEYKDRLKYEVEIIKQMGFPEYFLIVQDFIKHAKNNGIPVGPGRGSAAGSLVAYALGITEVDPLQHGLIFERFLNPDRISMPDIDIDFCMENRPKMIEYVKNKYGSDAVAQIITYNFMKSKMVIRDVARVLGFSYSEADKIAKMILPGPTQGSTLTIEENLEANPEFRKLYETDERVKRLLDLAKKLEGSARHTGIHAAGVVIAPGPLDQYVPVYVDKDGTKATQFDMGTLEMLGLVKMDFLGLKTLTELDYMKKLIKERHNVEIDFSKIPLDDPNVFKLLQSGRTTGVFQLESKGMQNLLVKLKPDKFEEIIAVLALYRPGPLNSGMVDEYVERKHGRKKVDYPFEEVKDVLKETYGLVVYQEQIMFMANILSGFTMAEADTLRKAIGKKKADVMAKMKDRFINGAVEKGYDKEKITKLWDDIEKFASYSFNKSHSTAYAYLTYWTAYIKTYYPEEFFAVKLTTEKNDDKFLSILNDMKDFGIELLPPDVNYSYDKFAIEEKGKIRFGLARIKNVGESSAKAIVEEREKNGNYQDIFDTAERLDSKNLNKRVLEALIKAGAFDFTEIDRGILLANIDKALSVGQKNRESKDLGQNSLLGLLMEEDSKPVATISYNEGEKLSEKEKLRFEKEVLGFYISGHPLLAYKKELEGRVLKIASLIERKQKEKVKIAGVISNIKKKKTRTGNTMAVFQLQDETGIVDVRAFPESLEDGSILEEDNLVIVEGTVDINDEQETVSINANNIIPIDSINKDVKYVRFIFSKEDILNGTVEKVRDLCKKYKGDKEVVIEIYDKGNFWCEIAAHSNYHVDISDEFKQELATILEPNQFIFE
- the ftsY gene encoding signal recognition particle-docking protein FtsY, translated to MFKSMFERIKKGLEKTKNQISESLYAISFGKKIDESLFEEIEFALLKADVGIDATEEIVEFLRKESKKRKITEGEQLKELLKEKLIDILTPCSGQLNLLGEKPDVILFLGINGSGKTTTVGKLAALLKNEGKSVVLAAADTFRAAAIDQLEVWANRVGARIVKHQPGADPAAVVFDAVNSAKSRGDDIVLVDTAGRLHTKEHLMKELQKIKRTIQKFSPNQPCETLLVLDGTIGQNSIKQAQVFKESTDVSGIVITKLDGTAKGGALIPICQKLQIPIKFIGVGEDIEDLQPFDPKSFVEAIIG
- a CDS encoding metal-binding protein, with the translated sequence MASGRTHEIINLVALPPIVYYFSPYDFSFFVGGYLVGTFLLTPDIDIYHSKPVQRWKFFKFIWKPYTKFSKHRGISHIPFYGSTIKIAYLFAIFLFLYFIIYWTANYFNIKLPFVIKGENEIKALLLNIHTISFFFGLVIAEFVHIVVDIIYSSLKKLRIIR